In the Gossypium raimondii isolate GPD5lz chromosome 9, ASM2569854v1, whole genome shotgun sequence genome, one interval contains:
- the LOC105800406 gene encoding rho GDP-dissociation inhibitor 1 isoform X1 encodes MSAAVGIFSASKQDGLKKNERNNNEEAREEKKKNNNKFVDDNEAKNNNVDDENEVDEEDDDPKLKPEKELDLGPPLSLKEQLEKDKDDESLRRWKEQLLGSVDMSALGEMEAAEVKIERLSIVCRGRPDIVLPIPFVSNPKSSLFILKEGSRYRLKFSFTVSHNVVSGLNYTNTVWKSGVRVEKTKVMLGTFSPRKDPYTYELEEETTPSGLFARGSYSATTKFVDDDGKAYLDMNYHFEIKKNWPSNNS; translated from the exons atgtcaGCTGCTGTAGGAATTTTCTCAGCATCCAAACAAGATGgtttgaagaaaaatgaaagaaacaatAACGAAGAGGcgagagaagagaagaagaagaacaacaaCAAGTTTGTTGATGATAATGAAGCAAAGAACAATAATGTTGATGATGAGAATGAGgttgatgaagaagatgatgatccCAAGCTGAAACCCGAGAAGGAGTTGGATCTTGGCCCTCCTCTTTCACTCAAAGAGCAGCTTGAAAAGGACAAG GATGATGAAAGTCTGAGGAGATGGAAAGAACAGCTTCTTGGGAGCGTTGATATGTCTGCTCTTGGAG AGATGGAGGCGGCAGAAGTGAAGATAGAAAGGCTGTCAATCGTATGTCGGGGCCGACCAGATATTGTTTTGCCCATTCCATTTGTTTCAAACCCTAAAAGCAGCTTGTTTATACTAAAGGAAGGAAGTCGTTATCGTCTCAAATTCTCCTTCACTGTATCCCACAACGTTGTCTCTGGTCTTAACTACACTAACACTGTCTGGAAATCCGGTGTTAGAG TAGAGAAAACAAAAGTGATGTTGGGAACATTTAGCCCTCGAAAAGATCCTTACACTTATGAATTGGAAGAAGAAACCACCCCTTCTGGTTTGTTTGCTAGAGGCTCCTACTCTGCAACTACCAAG TTTGTAGATGATGATGGCAAAGCTTATTTGGATATGAATTACCACTTTGAAATCAAGAAGAACTGGCCATCAAACAACTCTTga
- the LOC105800406 gene encoding rho GDP-dissociation inhibitor 1 isoform X2, whose product MSAAVGIFSASKQDGLKKNERNNNEEAREEKKKNNNKFVDDNEAKNNNVDDENEVDEEDDDPKLKPEKELDLGPPLSLKEQLEKDKDDESLRRWKEQLLGSVDMSALGEMEAAEVKIERLSIVCRGRPDIVLPIPFVSNPKSSLFILKEGSRYRLKFSFTVSHNVVSGLNYTNTVWKSGVREKTKVMLGTFSPRKDPYTYELEEETTPSGLFARGSYSATTKFVDDDGKAYLDMNYHFEIKKNWPSNNS is encoded by the exons atgtcaGCTGCTGTAGGAATTTTCTCAGCATCCAAACAAGATGgtttgaagaaaaatgaaagaaacaatAACGAAGAGGcgagagaagagaagaagaagaacaacaaCAAGTTTGTTGATGATAATGAAGCAAAGAACAATAATGTTGATGATGAGAATGAGgttgatgaagaagatgatgatccCAAGCTGAAACCCGAGAAGGAGTTGGATCTTGGCCCTCCTCTTTCACTCAAAGAGCAGCTTGAAAAGGACAAG GATGATGAAAGTCTGAGGAGATGGAAAGAACAGCTTCTTGGGAGCGTTGATATGTCTGCTCTTGGAG AGATGGAGGCGGCAGAAGTGAAGATAGAAAGGCTGTCAATCGTATGTCGGGGCCGACCAGATATTGTTTTGCCCATTCCATTTGTTTCAAACCCTAAAAGCAGCTTGTTTATACTAAAGGAAGGAAGTCGTTATCGTCTCAAATTCTCCTTCACTGTATCCCACAACGTTGTCTCTGGTCTTAACTACACTAACACTGTCTGGAAATCCGGTGTTAGAG AGAAAACAAAAGTGATGTTGGGAACATTTAGCCCTCGAAAAGATCCTTACACTTATGAATTGGAAGAAGAAACCACCCCTTCTGGTTTGTTTGCTAGAGGCTCCTACTCTGCAACTACCAAG TTTGTAGATGATGATGGCAAAGCTTATTTGGATATGAATTACCACTTTGAAATCAAGAAGAACTGGCCATCAAACAACTCTTga
- the LOC105800405 gene encoding MACPF domain-containing protein At1g14780 isoform X1, protein MGMGMEETEKPIEVRAVEALGKGFDISGDFRLKYAKGTRLVVLDETNKRDIVFPGAFTVQDVSQDIRLDKGDRIRFKSDVLEFNQMSELLNQKSSIQGKVPSGYLNSIFGLRGDWLHDAEDTKNLAFDGYFISLYHLHLTASPLVLHDRVKKSVPPHWDPAALSRFIRTYGTHIIVGMAIGGQDLICVRQNYSSTIPPSELRGYLEDLGDVMFSDGKSPSLLQRKMGDGKQKVPEVFNRILQSNTLQLASIAETSSKDGLTIICSKRGGNVFLHGHSNWLQTVPAKPEGILFKFVPITSLLTGIPGSGYLSHAINLYLRYKPAPEDLRFFLEFQVPLQWAPMFCELPLRHHRKKASCPSLQFAFLGPKIQVSSTQVSSDLKPAVGLRLYLEGKKCNRLAIHVQHLSSLPNIMTVTSGQSCRWRGSDDYKSSDQFLEPVRWKRYSNVCTSVVEHDPNWLQEVSNGVFIVTGAQLISKGKWPKTVLHLRLLYTHIPNCTIRKTEWAAPPETSRKASFLTNLSTTFSFTQRAVTGQQKPAPTTLNSGVFPEGPPAPIRAKKLLKYVDVSEVVRGPHDAPGHWLVTAAKLVNEGGKISLHVKFALLDYP, encoded by the exons atGGGTATGGGTATGGAGGAAACTGAGAAACCAATAGAGGTACGAGCTGTGGAAGCTTTGGGAAAAGGGTTTGATATAAGTGGTGATTTCAGGTTGAAATATGCTAAAGGTACAAGATTGGTTGTGCTTGACGAAACCAATAAAAGAGACATTGTATTCCCAGGTGCTTTTACCGTTCAAGACGTTTCTCAAGATATTCGTCTCGATAAAGGCGATCGTATTCGATTCAAATCTGATGTTCTTGAATTCAACCAG ATGTCCGAGTTACTTAATCAAAAGTCTTCGATTCAAGGAAAAGTTCCTTCAGGCTACCTCAACTCTATTTTTGGTTTGAGAGGAGATTGGCTTCATGATGCTGAAGACACCAAAAATCTTGCTTTCGATGGTTACTTTATTTCGTTATATCATTTACACCTTACAGCATCTCCACTTGTACTACACGACAGAGTTAAGAAGTCTGTTCCACCGCACTGGGATCCAGCAGCGTTGTCTAG ATTCATTCGGACATATGGGACACACATAATAGTCGGAATGGCTATTGGAGGTCAAGATTTAATTTGTGTCAGACAGAACTATTCCTCTACAATTCCACCTTCGGAACTCAGAGGGTATTTGGAGGATCTCGGAGATGTTATGTTTTCAGATGGGAAAAGCCCTTCATTACTACAAAGAAAAATGGGAGATGGCAAACAAAAA GTGCCCGAGGTCTTTAACCGCATTTTGCAGTCCAACACCTTACAGTTGGCCAGCATTGCAGAAACATCAAGCAAAGAT GGACTCACCATCATTTGTTCGAAAAGAGGAGGAAATGTGTTCTTGCATGGTCACTCCAACTGGCTCCAGACTGTACCTGCGAAACCTGAGGGAATTTTGTTCAAGTTCGTTCCCATTACTTCTCTTCTGACTGGGATTCCAGGAAGCGGGTATCTCAGTCATGCAATCAACTTGTATCTTCGTT ACAAGCCTGCTCCGGAGGATTTGCGGTTTTTCTTGGAGTTTCAAGTTCCACTACAGTGGGCCCCTATGTTTTGTGAGCTGCCTCTTAGGCATCATAGGAAAAAAGCTTCTTGCCCTTCCCTGCAATTTGCTTTCTTGGGTCCTAAGATACAAGTCAGCTCCACGCAG GTTTCAAGTGATCTAAAACCAGCTGTTGGCCTCCGACTGTACTTAGAAGGAAAGAAATGCAACAGGCTGGCAATACACGTGCAGCATCTCTCGAGTCTTCCGAATATAATGACGGTCACATCAGGCCAATCATGCCGATGGCGAGGTTCAGACGACTATAAATCAAGCGACCAATTTTTAGAGCCCGTTCGGTGGAAGAGATACTCAAATGTGTGCACATCTGTTGTTGAACATGACCCTAACTGGTTACAAGAAGTCTCAAATGGTGTTTTTATAGTAACCGGTGCACAGCTCATTAGTAAAGGGAAGTGGCCAAAGACAGTTTTGCACCTCCGTCTGCTTTACACGCATATACCGAACTGCACAATCCGGAAGACCGAGTGGGCTGCTCCACCAGAAACTTCTCGTAAGGCCAGTTTCCTCACAAATCTCAGCACGACTTTCTCGTTCACTCAACGGGCAGTCACCGGACAACAAAAACCAGCTCCAACCACACTTAATTCGGGCGTGTTTCCCGAAGGTCCACCAGCACCAATTCGTGCCAAAAAGTTGCTTAAATATGTAGATGTATCGGAGGTCGTCCGTGGTCCACACGATGCTCCGGGACATTGGCTGGTAACAGCAGCCAAGCTAGTGAATGAAGGTGGTAAGATTAGTTTGCATGTGAAGTTTGCATTGTTGGATTATCCATGA
- the LOC105800405 gene encoding MACPF domain-containing protein At1g14780 isoform X2 produces the protein MLKTPKILLSMVTLFRYIIYTLQHLHLYYTTELRSLFHRTGIQQRCLGRFIRTYGTHIIVGMAIGGQDLICVRQNYSSTIPPSELRGYLEDLGDVMFSDGKSPSLLQRKMGDGKQKVPEVFNRILQSNTLQLASIAETSSKDGLTIICSKRGGNVFLHGHSNWLQTVPAKPEGILFKFVPITSLLTGIPGSGYLSHAINLYLRYKPAPEDLRFFLEFQVPLQWAPMFCELPLRHHRKKASCPSLQFAFLGPKIQVSSTQVSSDLKPAVGLRLYLEGKKCNRLAIHVQHLSSLPNIMTVTSGQSCRWRGSDDYKSSDQFLEPVRWKRYSNVCTSVVEHDPNWLQEVSNGVFIVTGAQLISKGKWPKTVLHLRLLYTHIPNCTIRKTEWAAPPETSRKASFLTNLSTTFSFTQRAVTGQQKPAPTTLNSGVFPEGPPAPIRAKKLLKYVDVSEVVRGPHDAPGHWLVTAAKLVNEGGKISLHVKFALLDYP, from the exons ATGCTGAAGACACCAAAAATCTTGCTTTCGATGGTTACTTTATTTCGTTATATCATTTACACCTTACAGCATCTCCACTTGTACTACACGACAGAGTTAAGAAGTCTGTTCCACCGCACTGGGATCCAGCAGCGTTGTCTAG GCAGATTCATTCGGACATATGGGACACACATAATAGTCGGAATGGCTATTGGAGGTCAAGATTTAATTTGTGTCAGACAGAACTATTCCTCTACAATTCCACCTTCGGAACTCAGAGGGTATTTGGAGGATCTCGGAGATGTTATGTTTTCAGATGGGAAAAGCCCTTCATTACTACAAAGAAAAATGGGAGATGGCAAACAAAAA GTGCCCGAGGTCTTTAACCGCATTTTGCAGTCCAACACCTTACAGTTGGCCAGCATTGCAGAAACATCAAGCAAAGAT GGACTCACCATCATTTGTTCGAAAAGAGGAGGAAATGTGTTCTTGCATGGTCACTCCAACTGGCTCCAGACTGTACCTGCGAAACCTGAGGGAATTTTGTTCAAGTTCGTTCCCATTACTTCTCTTCTGACTGGGATTCCAGGAAGCGGGTATCTCAGTCATGCAATCAACTTGTATCTTCGTT ACAAGCCTGCTCCGGAGGATTTGCGGTTTTTCTTGGAGTTTCAAGTTCCACTACAGTGGGCCCCTATGTTTTGTGAGCTGCCTCTTAGGCATCATAGGAAAAAAGCTTCTTGCCCTTCCCTGCAATTTGCTTTCTTGGGTCCTAAGATACAAGTCAGCTCCACGCAG GTTTCAAGTGATCTAAAACCAGCTGTTGGCCTCCGACTGTACTTAGAAGGAAAGAAATGCAACAGGCTGGCAATACACGTGCAGCATCTCTCGAGTCTTCCGAATATAATGACGGTCACATCAGGCCAATCATGCCGATGGCGAGGTTCAGACGACTATAAATCAAGCGACCAATTTTTAGAGCCCGTTCGGTGGAAGAGATACTCAAATGTGTGCACATCTGTTGTTGAACATGACCCTAACTGGTTACAAGAAGTCTCAAATGGTGTTTTTATAGTAACCGGTGCACAGCTCATTAGTAAAGGGAAGTGGCCAAAGACAGTTTTGCACCTCCGTCTGCTTTACACGCATATACCGAACTGCACAATCCGGAAGACCGAGTGGGCTGCTCCACCAGAAACTTCTCGTAAGGCCAGTTTCCTCACAAATCTCAGCACGACTTTCTCGTTCACTCAACGGGCAGTCACCGGACAACAAAAACCAGCTCCAACCACACTTAATTCGGGCGTGTTTCCCGAAGGTCCACCAGCACCAATTCGTGCCAAAAAGTTGCTTAAATATGTAGATGTATCGGAGGTCGTCCGTGGTCCACACGATGCTCCGGGACATTGGCTGGTAACAGCAGCCAAGCTAGTGAATGAAGGTGGTAAGATTAGTTTGCATGTGAAGTTTGCATTGTTGGATTATCCATGA